The following coding sequences lie in one Nitrospira sp. genomic window:
- a CDS encoding DUF4382 domain-containing protein, which translates to MKTVGSLGRLFFGFMGLLAVGLCAGCSGGGGDAGGGDAGGGAGSAQAGALSVSLTDAPACGFDEVNVTVSRVRVHQSDSANENAAGWTDITLNPPRRINLLNLNDATQPNLALESLGETPLQPGHYTQLRLVLVENNGSNPPVNSVVLSGPPRNEIPLDMPSAIRSGIKLIRPFDVGAGQHVDLLLDFDACKSIVRRENGTYGLKPVIKVIPFALNGIEGFVDTALLGSHVVVSAQVNSAIIRATVPNPNTGRFLLARLDPANYDVVIAADDRATKVVAGVPVASTTSITTISTNAMPAPPITLQPSTSQSMNGTVSVSRSDDGDAVIVAATQSLTGGPVVTVRSQVATTLTSTPQTGDYGYNLTLPIARPWLGSFSTPLPILFTEQLVAVAGVYTVHGSALTPTIVYATQTPPPSPVTITGEHTTQVFTLTP; encoded by the coding sequence ATGAAAACAGTTGGAAGCTTGGGCAGATTATTCTTCGGGTTCATGGGCTTGCTGGCGGTTGGCTTATGCGCCGGCTGTAGTGGCGGTGGTGGCGATGCCGGTGGTGGCGATGCCGGTGGTGGTGCCGGCAGCGCACAGGCAGGCGCCCTCAGCGTGTCTCTGACCGATGCACCGGCCTGCGGTTTCGATGAAGTGAATGTCACCGTCAGCAGAGTGAGAGTCCATCAGAGCGACTCGGCGAATGAAAACGCCGCCGGTTGGACCGACATCACTCTCAATCCCCCGCGTAGAATCAATCTGCTGAATCTGAATGATGCCACGCAGCCCAATTTGGCTCTGGAAAGCCTCGGTGAAACGCCCTTGCAGCCAGGACATTACACCCAATTGCGTCTGGTGCTGGTCGAGAATAACGGCAGCAATCCACCTGTCAATTCAGTCGTCTTGTCAGGACCGCCACGAAATGAAATCCCCCTCGATATGCCCAGCGCAATACGATCGGGGATTAAATTAATCCGCCCGTTCGATGTAGGGGCCGGGCAACATGTCGATCTGTTGCTCGACTTTGATGCTTGCAAATCCATTGTCAGGCGCGAAAACGGGACCTACGGGCTCAAGCCGGTGATCAAGGTCATTCCATTTGCGCTGAATGGCATCGAAGGTTTTGTCGACACCGCTCTGCTTGGCAGCCATGTCGTCGTGTCGGCTCAAGTCAACAGTGCGATCATCCGGGCAACGGTGCCGAATCCCAATACCGGAAGATTCCTGCTCGCCCGTCTGGATCCGGCCAACTACGACGTCGTGATTGCCGCGGATGACCGTGCGACTAAAGTCGTCGCAGGAGTGCCGGTGGCAAGCACCACAAGCATCACGACCATCAGCACGAACGCAATGCCGGCTCCGCCGATCACGTTGCAGCCCTCCACATCCCAGAGCATGAACGGCACCGTGTCGGTGAGTCGGTCGGATGATGGCGACGCCGTCATTGTTGCAGCGACGCAATCGTTGACCGGTGGTCCTGTCGTGACCGTGAGATCGCAGGTCGCCACAACACTCACGAGTACGCCGCAGACCGGCGACTACGGGTACAACCTGACCCTCCCCATTGCCCGGCCTTGGCTTGGCTCGTTCAGCACGCCTCTCCCGATCCTGTTCACGGAGCAGCTGGTAGCGGTGGCAGGTGTATATACTGTCCACGGCTCCGCCCTGACCCCTACCATTGTGTATGCAACCCAGACTCCACCGCCATCGCCCGTGACTATTACCGGAGAGCATACAACGCAAGTCTTCACCTTGACGCCGTAA